Below is a genomic region from Thunnus thynnus chromosome 22, fThuThy2.1, whole genome shotgun sequence.
GACATTCATAGCCAGTCTGctgattttgtgtctttattcaATCAGTTAACAGAAGTAAGAAAAGCATACATGTTGACAATAAAATACCACATATAGACTGAATAATATTTTGATTAATatgaaattgtaaatgtttGGTACTACATACttcatagaaacaaaaacaattctgagttttaaaaaagacatatacttaatttgatttttaaaaattccctGACATTGCATTTAATCTTGCTCATCTGGCAATAAAAGATTTCAAGACTGAACACACTGACTCCTCAGATTCTTCAGCTAGTTTTATGTTACTCCTTTCTCCCTCTAGAGCAACCTGGGGCCGTAACACCTTTCTTTATACATGTGGACAATACCACATATAGACTGAATGATCTTTTAATTCATCAAAGAAAGGTAAATATTTGGCATCGGACaattcactgaaaaaaaacaaaaaaacattgcatatcatattacatttgaattaaaaaacacttttttctgtcacCTGGTTGCTTTGACTAATTGTGTACATcactgtacaaaaatataatgaaattcATCAGTTACACAAAATCATAAAATGCAAACTCAGATATAATCAAACTAACGTGCTCTGAACATGCACATTGACTCATTatcaaaaagtatttaaaagtgtCTGTCAACATACAGTtaaagcagattatttttattaaacatgttaaattCAGTCTCAGGTACAGGTGAACACTACATGTAGTGATTTTCTCTTATGTCTCTGCTGTACTGGTAAAATATCTGTATCGTCAACCTTGTcatcatatatacagtatgttactaCTTGTGATTGTCTTTTGcattatataaaacaaacaaacaaaatatccATGAAAAGaggataaatgaatgaatgtcatgAGAATGTGTATCTCTGTAACCACAGTGCATGTACTCTCTCACTTGATGTTAAATGACTCTTTCAGGCTTGCCTCTGCCTGCTTACGTGTGATATGTTTCCATGATGCAGGAATATCAGCAGGGTTTGAACTATGTTCTTTGGCAAACTTCTTATTGAACCTTGCAAATACATATTTCCAGTAGTCTGATGCCTCAAGGCTTACATCTGGAGCAATTTTCCAGTCTGGAAAAATTTCTCTGTAATTCTTGTAAGGATGCCATTGATATTCTGTAGCAAAACAGCGAAAACGCACGTCACTGATCACACCAGAAGAACATATGTCAGCGACaagtttttctgtgctttcCCGCCTGTATCCACCAAGACCACGTGACCGATGCAGTGAAGTCCAGTGCTCAGTATGTGCTTTTCCTCCTGCCTCACAAGGCGCTTTGCAGAATGGACACTGTTTACCACATCCAATCAGTTTGGTGAAAAGCTCATTCTGAGGTTTCACATGGAGATtttttagtttcatttcaatgtttgtttttttaaacttctctcTAAGAGCTTGAGCCATGTCCTTCACACAATCTGTGAGCCAGTGAGCAAACTGTTCCTCTTCGGCATTGTTCAGGATCATGAAAGCACCAAGAGCATCCTGGGAAATGACCAGTTTATCACCAAGTTCCTTGCAGATATCTTCAACAAACGTCTTCAAGTTGCCACTCCTTCCTGTTTTGGCCTTGTTGATAGCATTATTTATGCTACTGATACTTGACTGAATGTGTCGATCCTCAAACTCTAACGCTTTAGATGGATCAGAGAAGTGTTCTTTTATTTGATTGAGTGTCCATTTCTTTACATAACCCTCATATGAGGAAATGTAGCTCTGATAGTTTTCAAAGTCATCCTTGGAGAGCAAATCCAGTAAAACTGAATACTGGAAGAACAGTCGTGTGCTGAACTGACTACATGTCATCATTTCACCAATGATGTCAGGACCCAAGGAGCGGTTGACAAAGTCTTCAACTGCAGGCTTCAAGCATCGGTTGGTGAATTCTTCTGCCTTCTTCTGGCACTGGTCTCGTTCATGGAACACATCCATAAAATCAGTTCgaaacttttctttgtttcgATTCAAACATCTGTAAGGATCATTCACATGTATGAAATCTTCATGCATTTTCTGAAACTTTCTGGCTGCAACTCCACAGATGTGCTGTTTTAGAGAAACTTCAAACTCAATGTCTGCCTTCAGCTCTCGGTTATTTTGCAGCCTCTCATCAATCATGTGTAAGATCTCCAGGATGTAAGTTTCATGGTAATTGGTTTTTCGTTCCATTTTCTGTGTCATTAAGTCTTCACAAGTGGCTATGATGCTGTCAGCCATTTGTTGTATAGCCACTACTTGATCTTTGTTAAaccattttttgaaagtgtGTTTAACATGGTTGAAGACTCCTTCAACTGTATATTTGAAAGGCACCTGTCCAcaattttgcagtgtttttctgctgaATAATTCACTTGCATGACTCCCCTTATGTGAGAGATTTGCTCTCAGGTAGTGAGAAATACTGGTGAAGACATCTGTAGCCTTTTGTTCACAAAAAGATAGTTCCTTCAACGTTTTATCCCACATCTCATCAAATTCCTTGTCTAGCTCTGTGTCTGTCATCATGACTTTTTTCTTCTGACATTCTTCAATTaatgcacacactctctcctctAATTGTTTTGTGTGATTCTTCTTGATACTATCCAGCTTTACCATTCCCTGTCTGATGTCAGCTGCTGCTTCAAGCTGATTAAACACAGACCTCTCCATTTCTCGTCGAAGGCTCTTTGCACTGTTAGCAAAGTCCTCTTTGTATCCTTCAACTAGGTAGACATGACCCTCTGTTTGCTTGAAGTACTGTGTTAGATTTTCAAGAAGCTTTGTCTCCCATTTAGACAGCACAGTGCAAGCTTCACTTTTCAAACTTGCGAGAAGTTCTCTTATATCATGGCTCTCTGACTTCACAGCAACTGTACCAAAATTGGAAATTCTTGTTTCAGCATTTATGACTCTGGTGTACATGTCTTTTTTGAATTCCCATTCCCATTTGTTGAACTCTGTGCAAAGCCTCATGTAGGCATCAGCCACTAGGCTGTTTCTGAAGCTGAAGATGAAGTTTTCATGCTTTACTGCATTCCACAGGCTTGACATCCACTCTGTAAACTCAGAGATATCATTAGCAGATGAGTCACAATTTCCCAACATTTGGATGATGTTCTTCTTGAACTCATATACAGCTTCACTGTACCCTGCATTGACTGGTGCCATTGGTGGGTTTCCATTCCAAAGTCCAGGAATGTACCAGTTCCCAGTGTCTGGACTGTACTCCATCACATCAGTGAAGCTCTTGttctcctccctcttttccaTTTTGGCTGCTGCCTGGGTCATCTCATTTAACTGTTGCAAGAGCAGTTTCCTGTCTCGTAAGTTCTTCTCATGGGCTGAAACATCTGACACATTCTGGTGAACAAACTGACATTTGGGCTTTTTGCCTACCTCCTTCATCCTGAGAAAAGCATGCACAACTATTTGTAGGatgtctttcatttctgttgaaTTCTCCATTGCAATATTGATAATGGTGATATCACTCAGCCCCACAACAAGTGTTGCAAGCTCATTGTCATGCTCATGGCTATCATCCAGTTGTGCAAGCTCTGGTGACTTTAAACCCTCAGTGTCAATGATCACCATGAAGTCACAGTTGAGTAGTTTTTTGACATCTTCATTGACTCTGATGAGCAACATGAAGGCACCTCGAGTGCATCGACCACTGCTGACAGCAAACTGCACTCCAAACATCGTGTTAAGGAGAGTGGACTTTCCTGTGCTCTGAACTCCAAGAACTGTGACTACCAATATCTTGCTCTTAGGAGACACCAAGGCATTGAGCTGAGAGAGAACATCACTCACCCATCTGAGAGGTATGTTGGATGCATCTCCGTCAACAAGCTCAAGAGGAAAGCCATCAAGCAACAATCCTGCACAGAGTTTTGGAAGATGCTGTAATTGTTGACGTGATGGGTGTGTTTCTGGAAGGGAAACTGAAGCTTCATAGATTTGACCCATTTCACGGAAGAAGTGTTCAGTCCCCAGTGAGCTGTTGGAAAGTTGAGTGTCGATGTCTTTAATCTCTTCTTTGTTCTCAGAACTCATGCATTTCTTTTTGTACTGCTCCCTGAGACCAGACAGTTTTTCTCGAGATAGGTTATCGAGGTTAACTCGCATCCATTTCAGGAAATAGCACCTCTCTATTCCTGGGCTTGATATTGCATTGATGAAGCATGTCATAGCATTTGACATGTCATAAGAGTTCTGTTTTTCCCgaagttttgttttctgtaccTGAAGATCACTTTTGTACTTTTCTATGTTTTCAGATCCAGCTTTTCGAAGCCGAAATTCTTCCTTCTCTATGCAAGTCAATTCCTTCCATATTTGGCCTTGCAAGGGAAGCTGAGCTTCTTTGTATGTAAGAGTATCTTGAATTTCTGCAGTGATGGCATCTGCATTTTTCTTGGCAGTCTGGCACTCTGGAGAGTCTTCATCAACCAAGATTCCCAGTTCATGGGCAATGTCAGCCATCTGCTCTATTGGCATCTTCATCTTTGGGTTCTCCACTACATCGCTGACTGTTTTCCTCAAATTTTTGACGAAGTCTGCATCATTCATGCGCTTAGCCTTGAAAATAATGTTGCTGTTAGTCAAGCCCAACTCAGTTGCTACTTTTTCTAAAGCATCTAGATTGAAGCTCTTCCTCTGATGGTTGCCCACCAAGAAGATCTGTGCCTTGTAGTGTTGGTTGGTCAGTAGCCTGCACCCAGAGTCCAAATTgtcaaagaacacaaaaactgCAGCAGATGTTTGACACAAAAAAGAGTATTGTGTTTCAAATGAAGCAATGTCCCCACGGAGGTTCGCTACAGCAACTGGCTCACTGAAAAGatccatgtttttgtttccacaAGGGAGGTACCAAGTAATTTCAACCAATCCACTGGATATTTTCCTCGGACTGTCGCCACACTCCATATTGTGGTGAACAAAGGTGTCATGGTACTGCTGAGAATTGCTCAAAAGCTTATTGAGAATCTCTGACTTGGACAAGGAGCATTCACCCAGTCTCACAAAAGATATCATTGGAAGATTTGAGAGAACAACTCTGTCTTCAATGAAGCCCTTGGATTCAGAAAGGGACTGAGGTCTGTACTTTTTAACAATGTCTCTCATGGCCCATAGCATGAGTGTGCACTGTTCTGTGTCACAATTGGGAAGCAGCAGAGGCACAGAAAACTGACACATAGACATTTTGAGTGCCATTTCCTGCTGTACAAAACCATCAGAACACAGAAAGAGAGCAGTGATTATGTCGAGGGGGTTTGGCATGTCACCTGAATTTGGACCGTTGAGCAGATTCTTAAGATCTAACCTTGTATTCCCTGACATAGCATCATGGTTCTCATGTACTGACTCACATGCTGATGTATATTTCACATTTCTAGCTGTCACATTAACCATCATCAGTTTCTTCAGAAAATACCATGGAAGATCTGAATTACGCGTGACAGATTCATCAGTAATGGTCCTCTCATCAATTTGAAGTATTGTGCTCAGGGATAGCCTCTCTTTGTAGTGCTGCTCCAAGCCCAGATCCTCCAATAATGTCtccagctgtttctctgtggaCATGAATGacaataattattaaaatcgtgtttggttgttttaatTTACTAAAGCATACATCCAAACATAATTGGTACATAAAATAAGTGCACTTGTAATGTTGATTGATGTAACCTGAAACCACTTGTAATTTGTCACAGTGCACAATTTTGTGCCGTGCCTTCCATCCTCACTAAAATATAAAGCACCAGTAAAAGCAACACACGTCTTGATAC
It encodes:
- the LOC137174251 gene encoding interferon-induced very large GTPase 1-like: MDKSVLQSEKQCGMTESAPTMDNTEEEEELYDASDAFLDCEEGDSPATPQSDYVPPPEVTVLHADTETVSLGLTPVRYKLHIDYSGDTHGGSVIVEDSSAVNVDGLHPGTEYTFRITRRAENGNQSETASLSVFTDPSPPAQITVYQVSSKSLSLLWDTPAGKVENYIVTCCSEEESCVQELTTNTNGLTFSSLKPGVCYSLQVSSQLKNGRRSKPVVTSVQTKKQLETLLEDLGLEQHYKERLSLSTILQIDERTITDESVTRNSDLPWYFLKKLMMVNVTARNVKYTSACESVHENHDAMSGNTRLDLKNLLNGPNSGDMPNPLDIITALFLCSDGFVQQEMALKMSMCQFSVPLLLPNCDTEQCTLMLWAMRDIVKKYRPQSLSESKGFIEDRVVLSNLPMISFVRLGECSLSKSEILNKLLSNSQQYHDTFVHHNMECGDSPRKISSGLVEITWYLPCGNKNMDLFSEPVAVANLRGDIASFETQYSFLCQTSAAVFVFFDNLDSGCRLLTNQHYKAQIFLVGNHQRKSFNLDALEKVATELGLTNSNIIFKAKRMNDADFVKNLRKTVSDVVENPKMKMPIEQMADIAHELGILVDEDSPECQTAKKNADAITAEIQDTLTYKEAQLPLQGQIWKELTCIEKEEFRLRKAGSENIEKYKSDLQVQKTKLREKQNSYDMSNAMTCFINAISSPGIERCYFLKWMRVNLDNLSREKLSGLREQYKKKCMSSENKEEIKDIDTQLSNSSLGTEHFFREMGQIYEASVSLPETHPSRQQLQHLPKLCAGLLLDGFPLELVDGDASNIPLRWVSDVLSQLNALVSPKSKILVVTVLGVQSTGKSTLLNTMFGVQFAVSSGRCTRGAFMLLIRVNEDVKKLLNCDFMVIIDTEGLKSPELAQLDDSHEHDNELATLVVGLSDITIINIAMENSTEMKDILQIVVHAFLRMKEVGKKPKCQFVHQNVSDVSAHEKNLRDRKLLLQQLNEMTQAAAKMEKREENKSFTDVMEYSPDTGNWYIPGLWNGNPPMAPVNAGYSEAVYEFKKNIIQMLGNCDSSANDISEFTEWMSSLWNAVKHENFIFSFRNSLVADAYMRLCTEFNKWEWEFKKDMYTRVINAETRISNFGTVAVKSESHDIRELLASLKSEACTVLSKWETKLLENLTQYFKQTEGHVYLVEGYKEDFANSAKSLRREMERSVFNQLEAAADIRQGMVKLDSIKKNHTKQLEERVCALIEECQKKKVMMTDTELDKEFDEMWDKTLKELSFCEQKATDVFTSISHYLRANLSHKGSHASELFSRKTLQNCGQVPFKYTVEGVFNHVKHTFKKWFNKDQVVAIQQMADSIIATCEDLMTQKMERKTNYHETYILEILHMIDERLQNNRELKADIEFEVSLKQHICGVAARKFQKMHEDFIHVNDPYRCLNRNKEKFRTDFMDVFHERDQCQKKAEEFTNRCLKPAVEDFVNRSLGPDIIGEMMTCSQFSTRLFFQYSVLLDLLSKDDFENYQSYISSYEGYVKKWTLNQIKEHFSDPSKALEFEDRHIQSSISSINNAINKAKTGRSGNLKTFVEDICKELGDKLVISQDALGAFMILNNAEEEQFAHWLTDCVKDMAQALREKFKKTNIEMKLKNLHVKPQNELFTKLIGCGKQCPFCKAPCEAGGKAHTEHWTSLHRSRGLGGYRRESTEKLVADICSSGVISDVRFRCFATEYQWHPYKNYREIFPDWKIAPDVSLEASDYWKYVFARFNKKFAKEHSSNPADIPASWKHITRKQAEASLKESFNIK